In Mercenaria mercenaria strain notata unplaced genomic scaffold, MADL_Memer_1 contig_4741, whole genome shotgun sequence, a single window of DNA contains:
- the LOC123534901 gene encoding heat shock 70 kDa protein 12A-like isoform X2 has protein sequence MASIIKEPDLVVALDIGSTYSGYAWQTRNDFRNNRSNVQFNTNWDSGAQQLHKTTSCVLLEGDYDSQNIYERERTNKNKSFDDFKRIANNYKLVGFGHYAERKYGNILRKNEIEKIIGKWLFFKRFKHLLYCDCDIKSTNLLLANEPESAAVYCMFLPQGKGNNTETLEFTGQTFLVADLGGLTADLSALEVLQNGDLREVVTTSGDVIGGQNINDCFFQVCQESFRGDGWRKIFTSMKPVEMLKMENDFESKKIVIGTGNPEDEYIPLDVPAAVTEKLKSREITLRERAEKEHCFSFKDMEFCFESDYVKKILFGETCARIYKTIQCQLKKKELQVCNILVLVGGFSQSPIVRTYITERASKDFPAVKVISPTSPFQAVLKGAVIFGHDPLIFRSRISRWTFGIEVNVPFDEKVHNPEKKFKNTQTNEFYCKDIFSKHVQIGESITLNAKRKTFTYSTLYEYQTSMMIAVYKSEYTDPKYVTDRGCVNIGNIKVLLPKRRPIRNINVSMTYGGTELAVIAKDCETGEECKADIEFRTMENKLESKTLQVSGSDEETCTTM, from the exons ATGGCC TCCATTATTAAAGAACCAGATTTAGTTGTGGCACTGGACATTGGCAGTACATACTCGGGATATGCATGGCAAACGAGGAATGACTTCCGTAATAACAGAAGTAATGTACAGTTCAATACCAACTGGGATTCAGGCGCTCAGCAG CTCCATAAGACTACTTCATGTGTATTGTTGGAAGGGGACTATGACAGCCAGAACATCTATGAACGAGAAAGGACCAACAAGAACAAGTCCTTTGATGATTTTAAACGAATTGCAAACAATTACAAACTAGTGGGATTTGGACATTACGCTGAGAGAAAGTACGGGAATATCTTAAGGAAGAATGAAATAGAAAAGATAATAGGAAAATGGCTCTTCTTCAAACGATTCAAGCATTTGCTTTATTGTGAC tgtGATATCAAAAGCACGAACCTTTTGTTAGCCAATGAACCGGAATCCGCAGCAGTTTATTGTATGTTCCTACCTCAAGGGAAAGGAAACAACACGGAAACATTAGAATTTACAGGTCAAACTTTCCTTGTGGCCGACCTTGGAG GCCTCACTGCCGATTTGTCTGCTTTGGAGGTTTTGCAAAATGGAGACTTGAGAGAAGTCGTCACAACTTCTGGGGACGTAATTGGAGGGCAAAATATTAACGACTGTTTCTTCCAAGTGTGTCAGGAAAGTTTTAGGGGAGACGGATGGCGAAAAATCTTTACTAGTATGAAGCCTGTAGAAATGCTTAAAATGGAAAATGATTTTGAGTCAAAGAAGATAGTTATTGGTACTGGTAATCCAGAAGATGAATACATTCCTCTCGACGTTCCTGCAGCCGTTACGGAAAAACTGAAAAGCAGAGAAATTACTCTCAGGGAAAGGGCAGAAAAAGAACACTGCTTTAGCTTCAAAGATATGGAGTTTTGTTTTGAGTCAGATTATGTAAAGAAAATTCTTTTCGGTGAAACCTGCGCACGAATATATAAGACGATACAGTGTCAGCTAAAAAAGAAGGAGTTACAGGTTTGCAATATTCTTGTCCTCGTAGGCGGTTTCTCACAGTCACCTATTGTTCGAACATATATCACGGAGCGGGCAAGCAAAGATTTTCCGGCGGTAAAGGTTATCTCACCAACATCACCATTCCAGGCAGTTTTAAAGGGAGCTGTGATATTTGGACACGATCCTTTGATCTTCAGAAGCAGAATCAGTAGGTGGACATTCGGAATAGAAGTCAACGTTCCATTTGACGAAAAGGTTCACAACCCCGAGAAGAAATTTAAGAATACACAAACAAACGAATTCTATTGCAAGGACATATTTAGTAAACACGTACAAATTGGCGAGTCAATCACATTAAATGCTAAACGGAAAACATTTACATACTCTACTTTGTATGAATACCAGACGTCAATGATGATTGCTGTATATAAATCCGAATATACAGATCCCAAGTATGTTACTGACAGAGGATGTGTCAATATTGGAAACATTAAAGTACTTTTGCCAAAGAGAAGACCAATCAGAAATATTAACGTTTCTATGACATACGGGGGAACCGAGTTAGCTGTCATAGCTAAGGACTGTGAAACAGGAGAAGAATGCAAGGCAGATATTGAGTTCAGGACCATGGAGAACAAACTGGAATCGAAAACGTTGCAAGTTAG TGGCAGCGACGAAGAAACATGCACAACAATGTAA
- the LOC123534901 gene encoding heat shock 70 kDa protein 12B-like isoform X1 — MASIIKEPDLVVALDIGSTYSGYAWQTRNDFRNNRSNVQFNTNWDSGAQQLHKTTSCVLLEGDYDSQNIYERERTNKNKSFDDFKRIANNYKLVGFGHYAERKYGNILRKNEIEKIIGKWLFFKRFKHLLYCDEFHRSMDAEDHFGQHVPLLVVMSMLIKGLKDHFITNIQEPPEKTLWVVTVPAIWSEHAGKFMREAAEMCDIKSTNLLLANEPESAAVYCMFLPQGKGNNTETLEFTGQTFLVADLGGLTADLSALEVLQNGDLREVVTTSGDVIGGQNINDCFFQVCQESFRGDGWRKIFTSMKPVEMLKMENDFESKKIVIGTGNPEDEYIPLDVPAAVTEKLKSREITLRERAEKEHCFSFKDMEFCFESDYVKKILFGETCARIYKTIQCQLKKKELQVCNILVLVGGFSQSPIVRTYITERASKDFPAVKVISPTSPFQAVLKGAVIFGHDPLIFRSRISRWTFGIEVNVPFDEKVHNPEKKFKNTQTNEFYCKDIFSKHVQIGESITLNAKRKTFTYSTLYEYQTSMMIAVYKSEYTDPKYVTDRGCVNIGNIKVLLPKRRPIRNINVSMTYGGTELAVIAKDCETGEECKADIEFRTMENKLESKTLQVSGSDEETCTTM; from the exons ATGGCC TCCATTATTAAAGAACCAGATTTAGTTGTGGCACTGGACATTGGCAGTACATACTCGGGATATGCATGGCAAACGAGGAATGACTTCCGTAATAACAGAAGTAATGTACAGTTCAATACCAACTGGGATTCAGGCGCTCAGCAG CTCCATAAGACTACTTCATGTGTATTGTTGGAAGGGGACTATGACAGCCAGAACATCTATGAACGAGAAAGGACCAACAAGAACAAGTCCTTTGATGATTTTAAACGAATTGCAAACAATTACAAACTAGTGGGATTTGGACATTACGCTGAGAGAAAGTACGGGAATATCTTAAGGAAGAATGAAATAGAAAAGATAATAGGAAAATGGCTCTTCTTCAAACGATTCAAGCATTTGCTTTATTGTGAC GAATTCCATCGATCTATGGATGCTGAAGACCATTTTGGTCAACATGTGCCATTACTAGTAGTAATGTCAATGTTAATAAAAGGTTTGAAGGATCATTTTATTACAAACATTCAAGAACCTCCGGAAAAGACGCTGTGGGTAGTTACAGTGCCAGCGATATGGTCTGAGCATGCAGGGAAGTTTATGCGAGAGGCAGCAGAAATG tgtGATATCAAAAGCACGAACCTTTTGTTAGCCAATGAACCGGAATCCGCAGCAGTTTATTGTATGTTCCTACCTCAAGGGAAAGGAAACAACACGGAAACATTAGAATTTACAGGTCAAACTTTCCTTGTGGCCGACCTTGGAG GCCTCACTGCCGATTTGTCTGCTTTGGAGGTTTTGCAAAATGGAGACTTGAGAGAAGTCGTCACAACTTCTGGGGACGTAATTGGAGGGCAAAATATTAACGACTGTTTCTTCCAAGTGTGTCAGGAAAGTTTTAGGGGAGACGGATGGCGAAAAATCTTTACTAGTATGAAGCCTGTAGAAATGCTTAAAATGGAAAATGATTTTGAGTCAAAGAAGATAGTTATTGGTACTGGTAATCCAGAAGATGAATACATTCCTCTCGACGTTCCTGCAGCCGTTACGGAAAAACTGAAAAGCAGAGAAATTACTCTCAGGGAAAGGGCAGAAAAAGAACACTGCTTTAGCTTCAAAGATATGGAGTTTTGTTTTGAGTCAGATTATGTAAAGAAAATTCTTTTCGGTGAAACCTGCGCACGAATATATAAGACGATACAGTGTCAGCTAAAAAAGAAGGAGTTACAGGTTTGCAATATTCTTGTCCTCGTAGGCGGTTTCTCACAGTCACCTATTGTTCGAACATATATCACGGAGCGGGCAAGCAAAGATTTTCCGGCGGTAAAGGTTATCTCACCAACATCACCATTCCAGGCAGTTTTAAAGGGAGCTGTGATATTTGGACACGATCCTTTGATCTTCAGAAGCAGAATCAGTAGGTGGACATTCGGAATAGAAGTCAACGTTCCATTTGACGAAAAGGTTCACAACCCCGAGAAGAAATTTAAGAATACACAAACAAACGAATTCTATTGCAAGGACATATTTAGTAAACACGTACAAATTGGCGAGTCAATCACATTAAATGCTAAACGGAAAACATTTACATACTCTACTTTGTATGAATACCAGACGTCAATGATGATTGCTGTATATAAATCCGAATATACAGATCCCAAGTATGTTACTGACAGAGGATGTGTCAATATTGGAAACATTAAAGTACTTTTGCCAAAGAGAAGACCAATCAGAAATATTAACGTTTCTATGACATACGGGGGAACCGAGTTAGCTGTCATAGCTAAGGACTGTGAAACAGGAGAAGAATGCAAGGCAGATATTGAGTTCAGGACCATGGAGAACAAACTGGAATCGAAAACGTTGCAAGTTAG TGGCAGCGACGAAGAAACATGCACAACAATGTAA
- the LOC128554132 gene encoding heat shock 70 kDa protein 12B-like encodes MEISIIKKRELVVAIDFGSTYTGYAWQWRADFLNNRSNVQFNNNWGTGALQLHKTSTCMLLEANEKDGGMEYKVDSFGQMAEDIYKTLCKENENDIHGKWYFFKRFKHLLYSKGFHQEIQVEDQIGQPLPLLDVVAKFIEALKNHFIKNLEQKGQHVEMDKILWVVTVPAIWSDEAKAFMRKAAEMSGIKKKNLLLALEPEAAAIYCIHLPDEQKANMNELGTPGQVFLTADLG; translated from the exons ATGGAAATC aGTATCATTAAGAAGCGTGAGCTGGTTGTTGCTATTGACTTTGGCAGTACATATACTGGCTATGCTTGGCAGTGGAGGGCAGACTTTCTTAATAACAGAAGCAATGTGCAATTCAACAATAACTGGGGTACTGGAGCACTACAG CTTCATAAAACCTCAACGTGTATGCTATTGGAGGCGAATGAAAAGGACGGCGGGATGGAGTATAAAGTTGACTCTTTCGGTCAAATGGCTgaagatatatataaaactttgtgcaaagaaaatgaaaatgatatacatgGGAAATGGTATTTTTTCAAAAGATTCAAACATCTTTTGTATTCAAAG GGTTTTCATCAAGAAATACAAGTTGAGGATCAGATTGGTCAACCTTTGCCACTGCTTGACGTTGTAGCCAAATTCATTGAAGCCCTGAAGAACCACTTCATTAAAAATTTGGAACAGAAGGGACAACATGTGGAAATGGATAAAATATTATGGGTGGTAACGGTTCCTGCAATTTGGTCTGATGAAGCAAAAGCATTTATGAGAAAAGCTGCAGAAATG aGTGGTATCAAAAAGAAGAATTTACTGCTTGCACTCGAACCGGAAGCAGCGGCCATATACTGCATTCACCTTCCAGATGAACAGAAAGCGAACATGAATGAACTTGGAACACCGGGACAAGTCTTTCTCACAGCAGATCTAGGAG